One genomic segment of Chelonoidis abingdonii isolate Lonesome George chromosome 16, CheloAbing_2.0, whole genome shotgun sequence includes these proteins:
- the LOC116823587 gene encoding cytochrome P450 2H2-like isoform X1, whose product MEPLEATTIFLAVCISCLLFLSAWKKMSGSGKLPPGPIAFPIIGNALQLNMKNLPQSVRELSEKYGPVFTIYLGSERVVVLYGQEAVKEALIDQGDEFSDRGRMPVFERLTDKKGIPMGNGKPWKQLRQFTLTTLRDFGMGKKSSEERILEEAHFLVERLKNTHRRPFDPTLFLTHAVANVICSIVFGDRFDYEDEKFVTLINLIMESRKIQRSPWTEVCSGLYNFFPTLMHYIPGPHQRIFKLFEELRKFVLERVEMHRESLEPSCPRDFIDAFLIKVKQEQHNRQSEFTTESLLRRTLDLFFAGTGTTSDTLKHGLKLLMKYPEIQEKVHEEIDCVIGRSRRPCIGDRTQMPYTDAVVHETQRFISLAPLGIPRAVTRDTCFREYIIPKGTTIFPVLQSVLYDSKEFPNPEQFNPGHFLDENGAFKKSDFFMPFSIGKRSCLGEALARMELFLLLTTVLQNFTLKPLIDHKDIDITPMTLTSNAPMSYQLIVIPR is encoded by the exons ATGGAGCCTCTGGAAGCAACAACTATTTTCCTGGCAGTGTGCATCTCTTGTCTTCTTTTCCTTTCAGCATGGAAAAAGATGTCTGGAAGTGGGAAGCTGCCACCTGGCCCTATTGCTTTTCCCATCATAGGAAATGCACTGCAGCTGAATATGAAGAACTTGCCCCAATCAGTGCGTGAG CTCAGTGAAAAGTACGGTCCGGTTTTCACAATATATTTGGGCTCAGAGCGGGTTGTGGTGCTGTATGGACAGGAGGCTGTGAAGGAAGCGCTGATTGATCAAGGGGACGAGTTCAGTGACAGAGGACGTATGCCAGTATTTGAAAGGTTGACCGACAAAAAAG gtATTCCTATGGGCAATGGGAAGCCGTGGAAGCAGCTACGCCAATTTACACTCACCACCTTGAGGGATTTTGGGATGGGGAAAAAGAGCTCTGAAGAGCGAATCCTGGAGGAAGCCCATTTCCTGGTGGAAAGGCTCAAAAACACTCACA GGCGACCCTTTGACCCCACCCTCTTCCTCACCCATGCCGTCGCCAATGTCATCTGCTCCATTGTCTTTGGGGACCGGTTTGACTATGAAGATGAGAAATTTGTGACTTTAATAAATCTCATAATGGAAAGTAGAAAAATCCAGCGCTCTCCCTGGACAGAGGTATGTTCAGGG CTGTACAATTTTTTCCCGACTCTCATGCATTACATCCCTGGGCCTCACCAGAGAATCTTTAAACTCTTCGAGGAGTTGAGAAAGTTTGTTCTGGAGAGAGTGGAGATGCACAGAGAGTccctggagcccagctgccctcGAGACTTCATCGATGCTTTCCTCATCAAAGTAAAACAG GAGCAACATAACAGACAGTCGGAATTTACCACTGAGAGTTTGTTAAGAAGAACATTAGACTTATTCTTTGCTGGAACAGGGACAACCAGTGACACCCTGAAACATGGACTCAAGCTTCTTATGAAATACCCAGAAATCCAAG AGAAGGTTCATGAAGAGATTGACTGTGTGATTGGCCGAAGCCGAAGACCCTGTATAGGAGACCGAACACAGATGCCCTACACAGATGCTGTGGTCCATGAGACGCAGAGATTCATCTCTCTTGCCCCTCTTGGTATCCCACGTGCTGTAACTAGAGACACTTGTTTCAGAGAATACATTATCCCCAAG GGCACCACTatattccctgtgctgcagtcagTCCTATATGACAGCAAGGAATTTCCAAACCCAGAGCAATTTAACCCAGGGCATTTCTTGGATGAAAATGGTGCCTTCAAGAAGAGTGACTTCTTCATGCCTTTTTCTATAG GGAAACGGAGTTGCTTGGGAGAGGCTCTGGCTCGGATGGAGCTATTTTTGCTACTGACAACGGTTTTGCAGAACTTTACCTTGAAGCCTCTTATTGACCacaaggatattgatataactcCGATGACTTTAACCTCAAATGCCCCAATGTCCTACCAGCTCATTGTTATTCCTCGGTAA
- the LOC116823587 gene encoding cytochrome P450 2H2-like isoform X2, with amino-acid sequence MEPLEATTIFLAVCISCLLFLSAWKKMSGSGKLPPGPIAFPIIGNALQLNMKNLPQSVRELSEKYGPVFTIYLGSERVVVLYGQEAVKEALIDQGDEFSDRGRMPVFERLTDKKGIPMGNGKPWKQLRQFTLTTLRDFGMGKKSSEERILEEAHFLVERLKNTHRRPFDPTLFLTHAVANVICSIVFGDRFDYEDEKFVTLINLIMESRKIQRSPWTEEQHNRQSEFTTESLLRRTLDLFFAGTGTTSDTLKHGLKLLMKYPEIQEKVHEEIDCVIGRSRRPCIGDRTQMPYTDAVVHETQRFISLAPLGIPRAVTRDTCFREYIIPKGTTIFPVLQSVLYDSKEFPNPEQFNPGHFLDENGAFKKSDFFMPFSIGKRSCLGEALARMELFLLLTTVLQNFTLKPLIDHKDIDITPMTLTSNAPMSYQLIVIPR; translated from the exons ATGGAGCCTCTGGAAGCAACAACTATTTTCCTGGCAGTGTGCATCTCTTGTCTTCTTTTCCTTTCAGCATGGAAAAAGATGTCTGGAAGTGGGAAGCTGCCACCTGGCCCTATTGCTTTTCCCATCATAGGAAATGCACTGCAGCTGAATATGAAGAACTTGCCCCAATCAGTGCGTGAG CTCAGTGAAAAGTACGGTCCGGTTTTCACAATATATTTGGGCTCAGAGCGGGTTGTGGTGCTGTATGGACAGGAGGCTGTGAAGGAAGCGCTGATTGATCAAGGGGACGAGTTCAGTGACAGAGGACGTATGCCAGTATTTGAAAGGTTGACCGACAAAAAAG gtATTCCTATGGGCAATGGGAAGCCGTGGAAGCAGCTACGCCAATTTACACTCACCACCTTGAGGGATTTTGGGATGGGGAAAAAGAGCTCTGAAGAGCGAATCCTGGAGGAAGCCCATTTCCTGGTGGAAAGGCTCAAAAACACTCACA GGCGACCCTTTGACCCCACCCTCTTCCTCACCCATGCCGTCGCCAATGTCATCTGCTCCATTGTCTTTGGGGACCGGTTTGACTATGAAGATGAGAAATTTGTGACTTTAATAAATCTCATAATGGAAAGTAGAAAAATCCAGCGCTCTCCCTGGACAGAG GAGCAACATAACAGACAGTCGGAATTTACCACTGAGAGTTTGTTAAGAAGAACATTAGACTTATTCTTTGCTGGAACAGGGACAACCAGTGACACCCTGAAACATGGACTCAAGCTTCTTATGAAATACCCAGAAATCCAAG AGAAGGTTCATGAAGAGATTGACTGTGTGATTGGCCGAAGCCGAAGACCCTGTATAGGAGACCGAACACAGATGCCCTACACAGATGCTGTGGTCCATGAGACGCAGAGATTCATCTCTCTTGCCCCTCTTGGTATCCCACGTGCTGTAACTAGAGACACTTGTTTCAGAGAATACATTATCCCCAAG GGCACCACTatattccctgtgctgcagtcagTCCTATATGACAGCAAGGAATTTCCAAACCCAGAGCAATTTAACCCAGGGCATTTCTTGGATGAAAATGGTGCCTTCAAGAAGAGTGACTTCTTCATGCCTTTTTCTATAG GGAAACGGAGTTGCTTGGGAGAGGCTCTGGCTCGGATGGAGCTATTTTTGCTACTGACAACGGTTTTGCAGAACTTTACCTTGAAGCCTCTTATTGACCacaaggatattgatataactcCGATGACTTTAACCTCAAATGCCCCAATGTCCTACCAGCTCATTGTTATTCCTCGGTAA